The Glycine soja cultivar W05 chromosome 15, ASM419377v2, whole genome shotgun sequence region cttgtATGTTTTCTTTAAACAACGAGATTTTccactaaaagaaaaaatgagaaattttaaaatatctttaattctaCGTGACACTGTAGGATCCACCAAAAATCGATCTAAAATTCCAATTTGAAATCTCCCACACTAAAGATACTTAGGTAATATAGTGTAGAAATAACTCCTTTatctttccttgatatcttgcTTAGCTATCAAGAATAATATATATCCAAAAGACACATAAATTCTGTTggtttcttacttttttttttttaaaatattcttaggATTTTATACCTTAGGTTCTTTCAAGTTATTAGCATTGTTGCattcttatttattaatattcccATCTTTTGAGAAATAGAGGAATGTGACCTCAACATAGTGATGTTGACTGTCACCTTCACACAAgtattggaagaaaatttattataatgagAGGcaggaataataataataataaatgaaagagggacacacgcacacacatgtaagtaattttgATGAAATGCCACAACCATGCTATATGTAGTAAGCTACGTTATTGTGGTATCAAAAGCCAGTTAAGTTTATtggttttgatgattgtatttaTTTCTCAAATATGTAGAGATAGTAAACCGAaacacatttgtttttttttttgctttacgaAACACAGATAAGTTAAACTCAATTGTTTCCTAACAACGCAAGAAGAAAATTCTTGTAATTTCCTGATGTCTTCTTAGCCACGGAACTATCAAGTGTGACACCATTTCTCTTGAAGTAAAGGTCATTGATTTCATTTAAATCCCTCTCTGCACGAGTGATGATTACACGGCTCAATTCATGTTCTTCAGctatcaattcattcaaggcgTAGCATAACACCTAATTCAATGTATACATGTTTAATAAAAGTTATTGAAcataaactataaaataaagaatggtAGCCAACAtaatttgatgactcaagttaccTTAGCCAAGTATCTACGAGGGTTCTTAATGCAACGAATGACAGTACGCAGTGCtgtcatgtattcatcatttGGATTTGTTGATAATCCCTACAATTAGCAAAGAACACCAATGTATCATTACTTCTatctatttacaaagaaaaacaatttaaatctCAATTGAATATATCTACCTTGGTAATTGTCGTGCCATACACATTTCTAAAGGTACTGAAAGTTGCACATAGCTGCTTCTTACTTCTTGTGCATAAAATTCTTATGATTTCATCGTCGTTAAAGGCCTTGTTTTCGATCACTTGATGAAGAATGTTTGCTTCTAAATGAGCCAGATTCTCATCAAACTCGTCTCCATCATACCTATAGGTACTTATAACTGCAACCAACAACTGCATGAAAAATGATAAGTCTCTTGTTGAGTTATAAAATAGAAAGAGGTGAAATGTTATAGATGCATTCTTCTTTATTTTCGAGCAAGTTGTTCTGGTTTGTGCTTGTAGAAATTTTTACTTCTGTGCACCAATAGAACTAATGCATGCAAATGAAAGATTAGCAAATGCATACGTTTGTGCTAGTTTTCATCTTCAACATTAGAATCAACCAGAAAACAATTTACTCTCcctaattttaattagtttcacAAGTGGGTTCATGATTTTATCCAAGTAAACAACAAAGTTCACGTGATTGTCACTATGTttctatttgtttattattctttttccttcctaaactgaaatatgttttttcagaaaataaagcATATGGTAGTTGAAGGAAGAATGGAGGAGGGAGACAAGGTCGTGGATTTGAATTTCTtccactaacaaaaactaaccatTAAcaatttttgattaaaaaaaaaaaatagcttagTAACCCACTTACTCTGCGAATATCACCGATTGTTTTGGATGCCACATCTTCTTCAAGGCAATGCTTGTATTGAAACTGGTATGAACGCTTTGCAGCAAGAAACTCTTCTGATGTTCTAGTGCAAACAATCTCAACAATTACTTTGTAATCTGGTGTTTCCTTCTTTAATGCTTCATTAATAAATGCAGCGTCTCTTTCAGCTGGATCCATCGTCCAATTGCAAATAGCTCTCTAATTTGAATAgtagttattatatttttcaataagataaattaagttaatcatcaaatagatatatccaaaatattttaatgttatatgaTTTCAAatctatttcaattaaattgaaCATTAACAAAATTATCACATGTCGTGGGTTAGTTTGGATGGAATATGATTGCCATAAAAAATAGcccaatatttatatttacaggAAAAAAAGTCCCTCGATTTGAATTCTATATAAAATTGAATATGTtttagtaatcaattaaaaaatcattaaaatta contains the following coding sequences:
- the LOC114387323 gene encoding annexin D8-like, with amino-acid sequence MATLIAAKHSSSIEDAENIKKACKGLGTDETALISILAHRNVAQRKLVRMAYEELYQEDLIQQFKSELSGSFERAICNWTMDPAERDAAFINEALKKETPDYKVIVEIVCTRTSEEFLAAKRSYQFQYKHCLEEDVASKTIGDIRRLLVAVISTYRYDGDEFDENLAHLEANILHQVIENKAFNDDEIIRILCTRSKKQLCATFSTFRNVYGTTITKGLSTNPNDEYMTALRTVIRCIKNPRRYLAKVLCYALNELIAEEHELSRVIITRAERDLNEINDLYFKRNGVTLDSSVAKKTSGNYKNFLLALLGNN